In Micropterus dolomieu isolate WLL.071019.BEF.003 ecotype Adirondacks linkage group LG17, ASM2129224v1, whole genome shotgun sequence, one genomic interval encodes:
- the LOC123986034 gene encoding pregnancy zone protein-like, which yields SGFVPDPESLRRLKGALLVDRVEEKEDHVLVYITELTKNIAINHSLDLLQELPVQNLKPAVVKIYDYYQPKYIYPCAAGSLLSAGLILRSSPLGLPPRALPAPPCSSPHHPCLACPSVLRARVPWRPPLPPHLFPSPLREPSIKPPSL from the exons TCTGGCTTTGTCCCAGACCCAGAGTCTTTGAGGAGG CTCAAAGGTGCCCTGCTGGTGGATCGTGTTGAAGAAAAGGAAGATCACGTTCTGGTGTACATAACGGAG TTAACGAAGAACATAGCTATCAACCACAGCTTAGACCTCCTACAGGAGCTCCCAGTGCAGAACCTGAAGCCAGCCGTGGTCAAGATCTATGACTACTACCAGCCAA AATACATCTACCCTTGTGCAGCAG gttcactactgtcggctgggctcatcctccggtcctcacctctcgggcttcctccacgcgccctcccggctcctccctgctcctcgcCTCACCACCCGTGCCTCGCCTGCCCCTCGGTCCTCCGTGCCCGCGTCCCCTGGCGTCCACCTCTCCCccctcacctcttccctagccccctccgtgaaccctcaataaaacctccttccctctga
- the LOC123985872 gene encoding uncharacterized protein LOC123985872, which translates to MDCFGPFATTEGRKQRKRYGLLFTCFCSRGIHIEMLEDLSTDAFINVLRCFIALRGAVRQIQCDQGTNFVGAKNELKAALKELDSQRLSMFLSERQCDFVMNAPHSSHAGGVWERQIKTVRSVLNSTLLLSDGKLNDASLRTLLYEAMAIVNSRPLTVDNLNNPDSLEPLTPNHLINMKSSTALPPPGTFLREDLYGVKRWRRVQYLAEQFWSRWKREYLHNITARQRWHSPMRNLLVGDIVMDTDKLLPRSEWRLARVLETVRGKDGLVRRVKISLGDKRLNKKGERLGKLSVVERSVQKLVLLLEAS; encoded by the coding sequence ATGGATTGCTTTGGTCCCTTTGCCACTACGGAAGGACGAAAACAGCGTAAACGATATGGACTGCTCTTTACCTGCTTTTGCTCACGGGGCATCCATATTGAGATGCTAGAGGACTTGTCCACTGACGCCTTCATCAATGTCCTGCGATGCTTCATTGCTCTTCGAGGTGCAGTCCGTCAAATCCAGTGTGATCAAGGCACTAACTTTGTTGGTGCTAAGAATGAATTGAAGGCAGCGCTAAAAGAGCTTGATTCACAGAGGCTGAGTATGTTTCTGTCAGAAAGGCAGTGTGACTTTGTCATGAACGCACCCCACTCCAGTCATGCAGGTGGAGTGTGGGAGCGACAGATAAAGACAGTAAGGAGTGTTCTGAACTCCACTCTATTACTTTCTGATGGCAAACTCAACGACGCTTCACTAAGGACTCTACTTTATGAGGCCATGGCCATAGTCAACAGTCGACCCCTCACGGTGGATAACCTGAACAATCCTGACAGCCTAGAACCACTCACCCCCAATCATCTGATCAACATGAAATCCAGCACAGCACTGCCTCCACCTGGCACCTTCCTCAGAGAGGACTTGTATGGAGTGAAAAGATGGCGTCGCGTGCAGTATCTGGCAGAGCAGTTTTGGAGTCGCTGGAAACGAGAGTATCtgcacaacatcactgcaagGCAGCGTTGGCATTCGCCGATGAGGAATCTACTAGTAGGTGATATTGTGATGGACACAGACAAACTGTTGCCCAGAAGTGAGTGGAGACTCGCTAGGGTCTTAGAGACGGTCAGAGGTAAGGATGGACTCGTAAGGAGAGTGAAAATCTCACTTGGAGATAAGAGACTAAACAAGAAAGGTGAGCGCCTTGGAAAACTTTCCGTGGTGGAGCGTTCTGTGCAGAAGCTAGTTCTGCTGTTGGAGGCTTCTTAA